The Halobacillus ihumii genomic sequence ATCACGTTGTCAAAACGGTTGATGGAACGGACGAAGTTTTCGTTGGATACGAATTCGTTCACCGTATTTGGTCGCCGAATAGCGACGGAACGGCTTGTTTACAAGAACAAGTTCCTGAAGGTTTGGTCGAATATAACGTAAATGTTCCCGCTTCAGGTGATTATCAAATTGTGGCGATAACTTCTTTTTCATGGTATGACCAAATGACCCTTGTTGGAAACGTGAACAGTACAAATTTTACAATAGGGGGCGGAAATACCGAAGAATGGTATCCTTTCGTTTTGAATGGTTCGCATTGGTACGATTGCGGTACGTTTACATTAAACGAAGGGTCGAACACAATCACGGTTGACGGTGCGGGAAGTACCGAATTCACCCCGATTTTTGGTTTTGTCGTTTGTGACGCCTTCGACCAAAATTATTCAGGCGGCGAACTTATGTTAAATTCGAATCTTCAACCGTTAAAAAAGAAATCATCCGACGACTTCAACAAGGACACGAACGGAAATACGATTCTTCCAAAGAACGCTGATTTTCCGACGAAAATGGCATTGGCGGCGAAAATGCTTCGACGTGACGCCCGTCCCGCTATTTTATGGGAAGACAACTTTCAATCTTATTATGATAGCGAAAGGGCTTTTAATGACGAACCGCAACCGCAGCTTCAAGATACAACCTATTATCGTGAAGCACAAAGAGGTTATACGGTGCAAGGTCAAGGCGACAATCTTGGAACCAACGAAAACGGCGAAAAGATTTGTTATTCAGACCCACGAAACGTCGGTTTCACAACAGGAAGTTGGCAAATTATGAACGAATCAGGTTCGATTGTTCTTGATTACAATGATTCCGCTTCGTCGCAGTTAGTTCTTGCGAAAAAATGGGAAGGAAACATTCAAATTGAAGCGACCATGCAAATCATTAGCGGAAGCAAAGCGGGAATTCGTTTAATGGCACAAAACGAAGGAAGTGTCGCCGACGGTTACGCATTCCGTGTTGACCTTACACGTAATTATTCATTCACTAATAGCGCAGGTCAAACGGTAACAGGAACAGGGGTCACGGAATTAGTTCTTGAAGAAGACACGTACAACGCCGAAACGGATAGTTGGGAATACACCGAAACAATTGTCGCCCGCCAACCGCTTTTAAATGTAAGCGAAGGTGACGAAGTAACATTCACCGCAAAAAATCTTGGCGAACAATGTGTTCTTTACGTTGACGGCGTTCAAGCATTCGTTGAAGATAATTCCACAATCGAAGGCGAAAACCTGACGAAAGTATTCGTAAATAACGGTGACGTTGACCCTGCAAGCGGCAATGTAACGTTGCAACGAACTTCAGGGGCTTGCGGTCTTTACGCATGGGACGCACACATTCAGGCGACATTGTTGGGAATTTCCACGCTTGACCGTTGGGAAACGTTGGAGAAATTCGAAGTCGAAGTTGACGGCGAACGTCGTGAATATGGGCGTATTGCCCGAAGCGGTTATGATTACGACAAATACGGTTATTTGATTTATTCAGGACTTGACGAAACGGAAACCCGTGACGAAGCACCGTCTGAAGATGGTACGACCGACCGTGACACGGATACAACGGATAAAGAACTTGTTTATGAATCCGAAGTTTCGCTTGACTACGAAATAACCGTTGACGGGTGGAATTCTTGGCAAGGCGACAAAGAAATAAAAGTTATTCTGAAGGACGCGGGCGTTTGGTTCGGTCAAATGCTAATTGGCGACCGTGAAGGAATGTCGGTCATGTGGGTCGGTGACGCTCAATCGTTCTTACGCACTATGAATATTGCGGTCAATGATTTTGGATTGAAAGGCGTCGGTCTTTGGACAATGGGTTATGAAGACCCACGAATGTTCGAAATGATTCCGAAAGTTAAACCGAAATATCGTTTATAAAGGGGGATAGTCGAAATGTTCAATGAAGTTCTAATTGCGGAAGCGGCGAAACAAGGCGTTTGGGCTTTGTTATACGTCGCTTTATTTGCGTACACGCTGAAAGAAAATCGGCGTCAACAAGAAATTGCGAAGGAACGGGAAGACCGTCTTCGGAGCGAATACCACGAAGTTCGTCGGGAAAGTTTGGAACGTGAAAACAAGTTGACGGAATTTATTACGACCATTTCGCAGCAGTTCGAAAGGCTTGCGACAGGGGTCGAAAAGTTGACGGAAGACGTTGACGAAATCAAGGACGAATTGCATTTACGAAATGAAGTAAAGAAACAACGCCAAGAATGGCGAAATAATAATGAACAAGGGGGTAATGAATAATGATTGAAATGGCATTGATTGTTGCGGTGATTACGGCGGTAGGCGAAGGATTAAAGAAAGCGGGGGTTCCTGCTAACTATATGCCAATCGCTTCCGTTGGTCTTGGACTTGTCGCAGGGTACTTTTTTATTGGCGGGGCGATTGAAGAACGTTTATTCTATGGCGTCGCCGTCGGTCTTGCTGCAAGCGGATTTTTCGACCTTTCGAAACTTCCAATCTTGAACAAAGAAAATAATAAGTAATGAGGTTCGCCCGTTTGCGTTTTCATACGTTTACGGGCGTAATCTTTTTTAATTGTTTACTTGTATAAAAATTTTCATTTTGGTAATATTATAAATGTATTCAAATAGAAGTGTAATCCAATATACTGTAATAACTTAAAGGGGGAAATTTGAAAATGGCTAAAAAACCGTTTTCAGTTAGGGTAGAAGGGAATGTTGTAAAAAGATTTAAGGCATTGGCAACCGTGAAGAATATTGATAGCGCAACCATGCTTTCAGAAATGCTTACAAACGAAGAAGGTAAATTAAACGAAGAAGAACACAAAGCATTTTTACAATTAATGAACATATGGAAAGAAGATTGATTAAATAAATAAACTAATATTATTTAATAGAACCATATACTAATTTAAATATTTTTTACTAAAATTCTAATACAAAAAATAATTACTTAAATTAATAGAGTGAAATAGGCGTCTTCCTTCGGGAAGGCGTCTTTTTTTGTGTATTAATAGAATAGCAAACGTTTGTTCGTATGTAAAGAGAACGAAAAACTTTTTTAATTTAGGTGTCACAAAAAGGGGGTTGTGAAGCTACACGTTACAACGAAAGCAAATACAAATGGGAATTGCGTTTTCCTTCAGGGTTACGCAAAAATGTGTTGCTTGGAATTCCGAAAATGTGACGCATTCCCGACAAAATCGAAGGAGGAATTTTCATTGTCAAAAAATCTTTTCGTCAAATTGGATATTGAAACATTGCAGCAGGGTCGAATCAAATCGTTAGGAATCGACAAGTTTGCGATACTTGCAGCGATTTCAACATTCGCCAATAGCAAAGGTGAAGCGTTCCCGTCGCAAGACAAGATTGCGGAAATGGTCGGGTATTCACGTCGAACCGTCGTAACAAAGTTGAAAGCATTGACTGAAACGGAAATTGACGGTGAAAAGGTGATTCGTATTGTTCAAGAAAAAACGGCGAAAGGACGCCGTAACAAATATATCATTTCGCCCGTTGTCGGTTTCACTTTCGGTGTGAAATCTGACGCAACCAATGTGAAACAGTCTTCACAAGGGGGTTGTGAAACAGCTATTGCACAAGAACTAGAAAAAGAATTTGAACTAGAACCAAGTAACGAGAACCAAGAACAAGATAATATTCTTTTCAAGAATGCGAAAGACGTTGTGAATTATTTCCGCAACAAATATTTCGAAACCTATGAATCAACGTATCAACCGAATTGGGGTCGTGATTCCGCAATGATTAAGAATAAATTGTTGTCGAATTACACGGATGAAGAAATAAAGACGATTCTGGACACGGTTTTCGCTCAATACGACAAACGTTGGGCAAACGGTCAATTTCCACGCCCTACAATTGGTCAAATTTGTTCATGGCTTGCGAATAAAGCGTTAGGCGTTGCGAAGTATTCCGAACAGGAAGAAGCGAAAGTTGAAGCGGAATCGGAAAAATATGATTACGACGATTCCCATTATGACGCACTTCTTGACGAATTAGATTAAAAAATTATTGTTACGTGTCACAAATCGAACTTACGGAACTACACGTTTGGGTGAAAGTAAAGAAAACAAAAATTCAAAGGGAAGGTGATTATTAATGCAAGATTTAGTAATGATGGTGATTGGCGTACAAATGGAAGAAAAGATGACGGAAAAGGATGTTTTCAATCGTGTTGAAGCGGCTGAAACAGATTCCGAAAAGTTTGACATTGTAAGAGAAACTGAAAGTGACGTTTTCGACGTTATTGGTGACGTATTCAAGAGCGAAGACGAACTTCCGCCCGAAGGTATCGAAGCGAAAGACGAACTTACGAAAGCGGTTCTTGAAAATCAATACGAATATTTCAATCTATCAACGCCGTTCAACAATGGCGACACATTGGACACGTTGAAAGAACGTAACGGAATCGCACTTCGATAAAAAGACGAAAGGGGGTTCACGGCATGACGCTTGAACACAAATGTTTACTAGCCGAATATTGTTCGAAAGCAGGCAATCCGACATTTTGCAACCCCCTTTGCTTCCCGTTTACGAGAATGCACGGGGTCAACGGTGACGGCGGTCTTCTTGCCGTCGCCAATATCCCCAACAAATATAAGAATGCGACGATTCAAAACTTGCCTTTCGAAGAATCCAATCCGAAGGCATTTTTAATTACGCAAAAATACGGGGCAAAGGTTGTTGAAAAGGTTGACGAAGGTGTTGGATTGTATTTTTTCGGCGTACCAACGAAAGAGAATTCGAAAGGAACAGGAACGGGAAAAACGACGGCAGCAATTGCGCTTGTCATTGAATACTTGCGACAACGAAGCATTCTTGAAGCGAAACAAGAACGTTCTATCAATAACGAACCCGCCTTCTTTATGAAAATGGCGAAA encodes the following:
- a CDS encoding helix-turn-helix domain-containing protein, which produces MSKNLFVKLDIETLQQGRIKSLGIDKFAILAAISTFANSKGEAFPSQDKIAEMVGYSRRTVVTKLKALTETEIDGEKVIRIVQEKTAKGRRNKYIISPVVGFTFGVKSDATNVKQSSQGGCETAIAQELEKEFELEPSNENQEQDNILFKNAKDVVNYFRNKYFETYESTYQPNWGRDSAMIKNKLLSNYTDEEIKTILDTVFAQYDKRWANGQFPRPTIGQICSWLANKALGVAKYSEQEEAKVEAESEKYDYDDSHYDALLDELD
- a CDS encoding ATP-binding protein, producing MTLEHKCLLAEYCSKAGNPTFCNPLCFPFTRMHGVNGDGGLLAVANIPNKYKNATIQNLPFEESNPKAFLITQKYGAKVVEKVDEGVGLYFFGVPTKENSKGTGTGKTTAAIALVIEYLRQRSILEAKQERSINNEPAFFMKMAKFQNVYSSQFSGSTETKEANGDKYQALKRKMKNVDLLVLDDIGLRGMTEAFTTEVYEIIDERETEERATIFTSNTPDDRIHEYVGEQVASRIEGMTHAIPFKGKDNRKKSL
- a CDS encoding BhlA/UviB family holin-like peptide yields the protein MFNEVLIAEAAKQGVWALLYVALFAYTLKENRRQQEIAKEREDRLRSEYHEVRRESLERENKLTEFITTISQQFERLATGVEKLTEDVDEIKDELHLRNEVKKQRQEWRNNNEQGGNE